The DNA segment GGTCACGCCCATGCGGATCCACGTCGCCGACCACCCTCTGATCGCGCACAAGCTCACCGTGCTGCGCGACGCCGGTACCGACTCCCCGACGTTCCGGTTGCTCACCGACGAGCTGGTCACCCTGCTCGCGTACGAGGCGACCCGGGACGTCCGGACCGAGCCGGTCACCGTCACCACTCCGGTCGCCGAGGCGCAGGGGGTGAAGCTGGCGGCGCCCAAACCGCTGGTCGTGCCGATCCTGCGCGCGGGCCTGGGGATGCTGGAGGGCATGGTGCGGCTGCTGCCCACCGCCGAGGTCGGCTTCCTCGGCATGGTCCGCGACGAGCACACGCTGAAGGCCTCGACGTACGCCCAGCGGATCCCCGAGGACCTGTCCGGCCGGCAGTGCTACGTCCTCGACCCGATGCTGGCCACCGGTGGAACGCTCGCCGACTCCGTGCGCTTCCTGGTCGAGCGAGGGGCGGACCACATCACGGCGGTGTGCCTGCTCGCCGCCCCGGAGGGCCTCCGCTTCCTCGAGCGCGAACTCGACTCGGTGGGTGTCCCGGTCACGGTCGTCACCGCCGCGGTGGACGACCACCTCAACGAGCACGGCTTCATCGTCCCCGGGCTCGGCGACGCGGGCGACCGGCTGTACGGCGTCGCCGGCTGACCGGCCCTGCCCGCGCAAGCCGCGCGAGCCGCCCCGGCCGCCTGAGCTGCCCGGCAGAAACCGGCGGTCACCGGTCCACCACCGTCCACAGGTTTGTCGGGGGAACATCCGGCCCATGCTGACGGCATGGGGGGATTCCCATGGGCGTGAAAGTGAGCGTCGTCGTCCCGGTGTACAACCTGGGAGCCGATCTCGACGCCTGTCTGGAGTCACTGCTGGGCCAGTCGCTGGCACCCGGTGAGTACGAAATCCTGATGGTGGACGACGGCTCGCACGACGGGACGGCCCAGCGGGCGGAGAAGCTCGCCCAGCTGCATCCGCCACTGCGCGCCATCACCGCCGCCCACACCGGCGGTCCGGGGCGACCGCGCAACATCGGCATCGAGCGCGCACACGGCGAGTACGTCTACTTCCTCGACCCCGACGACCGGCTCACCCCGACCGCGCTGGAACGCATGTACGCCACCGCCGCCCGTACGAACGCCGACATCGTGATCGGGAAGCTGGTCGGCCACGGCGGCCGCTCGGTCCCCCGGCACGTCTTCCGGGCGTCCCGGGACCAGGCCGACCTGGTGGAGGACCGGCTGTTCGGGCTGCTGACGCCGCACATGCTTTTCCGGTCGGCCTTCCTGGCCGAGCACCGCCTGCGGTTCGCCGAGGGCGCGGCCTGGCTGGGCGACCAGCTTTTCGTCGCACAGGTGTACTTCCGGGCGAAGGTGGTCAGCGTGCTCGCCGACGAGGTGTGCTGCCACTGGATCCGCCGGCCCGAACGCGAACACGCCTCCCGCCGGTTCGACCCGCGGGCGTACTACCGCGCCCTGCGCGGAGTGCTCGACGTCGTGGACAGTCACACCTCTCCCGGTGACGAGCGCGACCAGATCTACGCCCACTGGTACGACGCGGAGATGCTCCGCCTGCTGGGCGGCCGGACGTTCGGCGGGCTGCCGGTGCGATACCGCCAGCACCTCCTCTACCGCGAGGTCGGCAAGCTGGCCGAGGAGCGGTTCGGGCCGGCGGTGGAGACCTGGCTGCCGCTGTCGATGCGGGTCCGGGCGCGGCTGCTGCGCGCCGGTGCGTACGCCGACATCGCCCGGCTGGCCCGCGCCGAACGCGAGCTGACGGTCGTACCGACCCTGGAACGCGTCGACTGGGACGGCGACCACCTGCTGATCCGGGTCAGCGGCCGGTTGAGCTACGCCGACGGCCGGCCGGTGACCTTCCGCCGGCTCGGCGGCCGGCTGTTGTGGCAACCGCCGGTGCCGCTGCGGGTCGACGTACCCGAGGACGCCTACGAGGTGACCGCCGCGATCAGCCGCAGCCGGCTGGACGTGTACGTGCAGAACCGCAACGACTCCGGTGACTACCGACTGCCGACGACCAGCCACCTGGTGCCCGACACCGCCGACGAGGCCGAGCAGGTCGTCCTGCGTGGAACGGCCCGGCTCGACCCGCGCGTCGCGAAGGCCGGCCGGGCGCTGGAGGACGGGCTGTGGGACTGCTTCGTGCGCGCGGAAAGCTGCGGCTGGGACGTACAGCGGCGGATCGCCCGGCCGAGCCTCTACCAGACCGAACCGCCCTGCCCCAGCCAGGTCGTGGGTACGGGAACGCTGGTCGAACCGCACTGGACCACGCTGGGCAACCTCAGCGTGCGGATCGCCGCGATCTGATCCCTAATTCCGGGTCACTCCGGGCGGGGGTCCCAGCGGAACCGCCGGACGGCGACCAGTGCCCTGGCGACTCCCCACCCGGCGAGCACGCCGAGGCTGGCCCACGCGAACCCGCCGTCCCCGCCGAACGCTCCGAGCAACGCCTGGTTGAACGGCCGTACCGGCAGGAAGTCCGCGACCCGGTTGAGCGCGTCCGCGTGGATCGGCATGTACGTGCCGGACACGAACACCAGCGGGAAGAGGACGAACTGCACGACCGCGGGCGCGGCCTCGGCGTTGCGGATCAGCGAGGCCACCCCGACGCCCAGGGCGCAGAAGCCGGCCGCGCCGAGCACCAGCGTCACCGCGATCGCCGGCCAGTGGGACGGGCCGGCCAGCGGGACGCCGAAGACCCGCCCGATGCCCAGGATGAGCAGGACGTCCACGACGCTCACCAGGACGCAGTGCGCCAGCAGGCCGAGGAAGTACGTCCCGCTCGGCAGCGGCGTCGCCCGGACCCGTGCTCGGCGTGCTCTGGTCCGGCTCGCCGGTGAGCCGGAGGTAGACGTCCTCCAGGCTCGGGCGCTCGACTGCCAGTCCGCCGAGCACCACACCTGCGGCGAGCGCCCAGCCGGTGAGCCGGTGCAGCGTCCCCGTCGGCTCCGCGGTCTCCACGGTGACCAGGGCGTCGCGGTGACCGTCCGGCCCGGTCACCGACTCCCCCGCCGCCACCGGGATATGGTCGAGCGCGAAGCCGTCGGGCAGGGCGAACCGTATCCGTACCCCGGCGCGGTCACGGCCTCCGAGCGTGGCGGGCGTCCCCTCGGAGATGATCCGGCCGCCGGCGATCACCGCCACCCGGTCCGCGAGTTGCTGCGCCTCCTCCATGTAGTGGGTGGTGAGCACGATGGTGGTCCCGGCCGCTCGCAACCGGCGTACGAGCTCCCAGGCGCCCTGCCGGGCGGCGGGATCGAAGCCGGTCGTCGGCTCGTCGAGGAACAGCAGGCTCGGGTCGCCGATCATGCCGAGTGCGAGGTCCAGCCTGCGCTTCTGGCCACGGGGCCGTACTTGTGGAGGTCCGCCACCACGACGGCGTTCTCGTCGGCGGTCCAGGTCTGGTTGGTCACCCGATCAGTCTGGGTAGGCGGTGCCTGTGTCGACCACGGCGTTCGGTCGCGACCGCATGCGACTTTCGTAGGTCCGCCGGCGCGGTGGCGCTTGTGGTGTTGCTCGTGGTGTCGCTTGTCGGCGGATGGGAATACCGTGTGCGCACCCGAACCACCGCTGCCTGTCGAGGAGCGCCGTATGACCACCCTGAGCGACCGCCCGCACACCGCACTCCTGGTGATCGACGTACAGAACGACGTCGTCGGAGGCGCCCACAACCGCGACGCCGTGGTCGCCAACGTCGCCAGGCTCGTGGACCGGGCCAGGTCCGAGAACGTCCCCGTGGTGTGGGTCCAGCACTCCTCCGCCGACAACCTGCCGATGGGCAGTGACGGCTGGCAGTACGTCCCCGAGCTCACCCTGAAGGACTCCGAACCCGTTGTGCACAAGCGCTATCCCGACTCGTTCGAGGAGACCGACCTCGAGTCGGTGCTCGCGGAGCGGCACATCGGGCGCCTCGTCGTCGCGGGCGCGCAGACCGACGAGTGCATCCGTTCCACACTGCACGGAGGGATCGTCCGGGGGTACGACGTGACGCTGGTCGGCGACGCCCACACCACCGAGGACCTGTCCGAGTGGGG comes from the Actinopolymorpha sp. NPDC004070 genome and includes:
- a CDS encoding ABC transporter permease translates to MWCSADWQSSARAWRTSTSGSPASRTRARRARVRATPLPSGTYFLGLLAHCVLVSVVDVLLILGIGRVFGVPLAGPSHWPAIAVTLVLGAAGFCALGVGVASLIRNAEAAPAVVQFVLFPLVFVSGTYMPIHADALNRVADFLPVRPFNQALLGAFGGDGGFAWASLGVLAGWGVARALVAVRRFRWDPRPE
- the upp gene encoding uracil phosphoribosyltransferase, whose protein sequence is MRIHVADHPLIAHKLTVLRDAGTDSPTFRLLTDELVTLLAYEATRDVRTEPVTVTTPVAEAQGVKLAAPKPLVVPILRAGLGMLEGMVRLLPTAEVGFLGMVRDEHTLKASTYAQRIPEDLSGRQCYVLDPMLATGGTLADSVRFLVERGADHITAVCLLAAPEGLRFLERELDSVGVPVTVVTAAVDDHLNEHGFIVPGLGDAGDRLYGVAG
- a CDS encoding cysteine hydrolase family protein, translated to MTTLSDRPHTALLVIDVQNDVVGGAHNRDAVVANVARLVDRARSENVPVVWVQHSSADNLPMGSDGWQYVPELTLKDSEPVVHKRYPDSFEETDLESVLAERHIGRLVVAGAQTDECIRSTLHGGIVRGYDVTLVGDAHTTEDLSEWGAPTPDKVIDHTNLYWANHTAPGRRAGTVTTDSVDFG
- a CDS encoding glycosyltransferase, whose translation is MGVKVSVVVPVYNLGADLDACLESLLGQSLAPGEYEILMVDDGSHDGTAQRAEKLAQLHPPLRAITAAHTGGPGRPRNIGIERAHGEYVYFLDPDDRLTPTALERMYATAARTNADIVIGKLVGHGGRSVPRHVFRASRDQADLVEDRLFGLLTPHMLFRSAFLAEHRLRFAEGAAWLGDQLFVAQVYFRAKVVSVLADEVCCHWIRRPEREHASRRFDPRAYYRALRGVLDVVDSHTSPGDERDQIYAHWYDAEMLRLLGGRTFGGLPVRYRQHLLYREVGKLAEERFGPAVETWLPLSMRVRARLLRAGAYADIARLARAERELTVVPTLERVDWDGDHLLIRVSGRLSYADGRPVTFRRLGGRLLWQPPVPLRVDVPEDAYEVTAAISRSRLDVYVQNRNDSGDYRLPTTSHLVPDTADEAEQVVLRGTARLDPRVAKAGRALEDGLWDCFVRAESCGWDVQRRIARPSLYQTEPPCPSQVVGTGTLVEPHWTTLGNLSVRIAAI